In Mycoavidus cysteinexigens, a genomic segment contains:
- a CDS encoding segregation and condensation protein A has protein sequence MKQPALSALADKALLAPAADSTPDTIDGVAYARLYGEPLFKLPRDLYIPPDALEVFLEAFEGPLDLLLYLIRKQNFNVLDIPMTAVTRQYLEYVEQIRSHNLELAAEYLLMAAMLIEIKARMLLPVKPADPEQEAEDPRAELVRRLLEYEQIKLAALKLDQLPQLGRDFLRAHIYVAPSLVAPRWPELSLDDLRLAWVELAKRAKLVAHHRIPRAALSVREHMSGILRKLQHTRFIEFSELFAPSAPASIIVVNFIALLELARESLIEITQAEAFAPIYLRLSYIPDALMTPAESASSEALLTT, from the coding sequence TTGAAGCAGCCTGCTTTAAGCGCGCTAGCGGATAAGGCGTTGCTTGCGCCTGCTGCTGATTCAACGCCGGATACCATAGATGGCGTAGCTTATGCGCGTTTATATGGCGAGCCGCTGTTTAAGCTGCCACGTGACCTCTATATTCCGCCAGATGCGCTGGAAGTGTTTCTTGAAGCTTTTGAAGGTCCTCTTGATCTCTTGCTATATTTAATTCGCAAGCAGAATTTTAATGTGCTTGATATACCGATGACGGCCGTCACTCGCCAATACCTTGAGTATGTTGAGCAGATCCGCAGCCACAATCTTGAGTTGGCGGCCGAATATTTGCTGATGGCTGCGATGCTGATTGAAATTAAAGCGCGCATGCTGCTGCCAGTCAAACCGGCCGACCCCGAGCAAGAGGCGGAAGACCCGCGCGCAGAACTCGTACGACGCTTGCTTGAATACGAGCAAATCAAGCTCGCTGCGCTCAAACTGGATCAATTGCCCCAACTCGGGCGCGACTTTCTACGCGCGCATATTTATGTTGCGCCAAGCCTGGTTGCGCCGCGCTGGCCCGAGCTCAGTCTGGACGATCTGCGCCTGGCATGGGTGGAGCTGGCTAAACGTGCCAAGCTTGTGGCGCATCACCGCATTCCCCGCGCTGCGCTCTCCGTGCGCGAGCATATGAGCGGTATTTTGCGCAAATTACAACATACTCGTTTTATTGAATTTAGCGAACTATTCGCACCAAGCGCGCCCGCGTCGATCATTGTGGTTAACTTTATCGCCCTGCTTGAACTGGCGCGTGAAAGCTTGATTGAAATCACGCAGGCAGAGGCATTTGCGCCAATTTATCTGCGTCTTTCTTATATCCCTGACGCCCTCATGACACCCGCTGAATCGGCCTCAAGCGAGGCTCTCTTAACCACATAA
- the panC gene encoding pantoate--beta-alanine ligase: protein MKIIRSIQELRDQLRGQNRAAFVPTMGNLHEGHLSLLRLAHQHGDPVIASIFVNRLQFGPKEDFDQYPRTFEADLEKLRQENVYVLFAPRESDLYPEPQHYRIQPPNGISSILEGEFRPDYFQGMCTVVMKLFGCVQPRTAVFGKKDYQQLMIVRAMSQQFALPTEIIAAETVRAEDGLALSSRNIYLSSAERAEAPRLFKTLSDLRHKILAEKRSDFATLEQEAVAQLSAHGWEPQYIAIRKQVDLQAPATHETNEPLVAVAAAKLGATRLIDNLEI, encoded by the coding sequence ATGAAAATTATTCGTTCGATTCAAGAATTGCGCGATCAATTACGCGGACAAAATCGCGCGGCTTTTGTACCCACTATGGGCAATTTGCATGAAGGGCATCTCTCGCTGCTGCGATTGGCTCATCAGCATGGTGACCCAGTCATCGCCAGCATTTTTGTCAATCGCTTGCAATTTGGGCCGAAAGAAGATTTTGACCAGTATCCACGTACTTTTGAGGCAGACCTAGAAAAGCTCCGACAGGAAAATGTCTATGTGTTATTCGCCCCCCGCGAATCTGATTTATATCCAGAGCCGCAGCATTATCGCATCCAACCGCCGAATGGCATCAGCTCAATCCTTGAGGGTGAATTCCGACCTGACTACTTTCAAGGGATGTGCACCGTAGTCATGAAGCTATTTGGCTGCGTGCAGCCACGGACTGCAGTGTTCGGTAAAAAAGACTATCAACAACTCATGATTGTACGGGCGATGAGCCAGCAATTTGCATTACCTACTGAAATTATCGCGGCCGAAACGGTGCGCGCCGAGGATGGTCTAGCGCTGTCCTCACGCAATATTTATCTGAGCTCAGCAGAACGCGCTGAAGCGCCACGTTTATTTAAAACGTTATCAGATCTGCGCCACAAAATTCTCGCAGAAAAGCGTAGCGACTTCGCTACGCTTGAACAAGAAGCCGTAGCCCAGCTTAGTGCGCATGGTTGGGAACCGCAATATATCGCCATTCGCAAACAAGTGGATCTACAAGCACCTGCTACGCATGAGACAAATGAGCCATTAGTCGCGGTCGCAGCGGCCAAACTTGGCGCTACGCGGTTGATCGACAATCTTGAAATTTAA
- the panD gene encoding aspartate 1-decarboxylase: MQRIMLKSKIHRATVTHCELHYEGSCAIDENLLEAANIIENEKIEVWNINNGERFSTYAIRAERGSGIISLNGSAARRAQLGDLVIIATFGLFDDTDVRTGNVKPSLIFVDQNNRIKESREHIPLQTASPQ; the protein is encoded by the coding sequence ATGCAACGCATTATGCTGAAATCAAAAATCCATCGCGCCACCGTGACTCACTGCGAGTTGCACTACGAAGGCTCATGCGCGATTGATGAAAATTTACTCGAAGCCGCCAACATTATAGAAAACGAGAAAATTGAAGTTTGGAACATTAATAACGGCGAGCGTTTTTCAACTTATGCAATACGCGCTGAACGCGGCAGCGGCATCATTTCATTAAATGGCTCAGCCGCGCGGCGCGCGCAATTAGGCGATCTAGTCATCATCGCAACCTTTGGCTTGTTTGATGATACCGATGTGCGTACCGGCAATGTAAAGCCTAGCCTAATTTTTGTCGATCAAAATAACCGCATTAAAGAGAGCCGCGAGCATATCCCACTGCAAACCGCATCACCACAATAG
- a CDS encoding autotransporter assembly complex protein TamA: protein MRAWRWFCCIGLASVFIFAPDSAQAEYTVEINAPRKLKALLKTHLDLARFAKRTDISDEQFEFLVAAVPQQARELAETEGYFSAAVTTDVIEFADKNVVTISIDPGPHTTISSVALNFTGPIQTEAPGREQAARRSWTLRRGEPFSQAAWESAKEASLKALQAKRYAAAKMTRAQARIDPHTQQARLEATFESGPTFTIGPIEISGLKRYPEKIIHHVNPLQPGERYSVERLLELQRQVQNTTYFASVTVDVANDATQPNQVPVKVKVSEYPFHAIRSGIGYSSDTGARVQGHYVYNNVFGRSWILSAQGQFEQRQQNTSLRLSMPPDNKAYTNSLLGSHTRTNIEDTDIRSLRLGAQRARALQNFDYAWTLLYYEDQLMQNAQAPDVSRALVPGWSWTRRNVDDPMFARQGNIISLAAGFAVKDIMTEQTFGRFYMHGRQYFPLGKNDLILLRAELGSVLTAGGSDGIPASLLFRAGGVNSVRGYSYQSIGYEVEGSVLPAKYLATGSSEYQHWFNRDWGGALFYDLGTATDRWQEKVLYQGVGIGVRWRSRVGPINLDVGYGLRERRIRPYLTLGIAF from the coding sequence ATGCGCGCTTGGCGTTGGTTTTGTTGCATTGGACTCGCCAGCGTATTTATTTTTGCGCCGGATTCTGCGCAAGCGGAATATACGGTTGAAATTAACGCGCCGCGCAAGCTTAAAGCATTGCTGAAAACCCATTTGGATTTGGCGCGTTTCGCAAAACGCACGGATATTAGCGATGAACAATTTGAGTTTTTAGTTGCAGCGGTGCCGCAGCAAGCGCGTGAGCTCGCTGAAACAGAAGGGTATTTTAGTGCGGCGGTGACTACAGATGTAATCGAATTTGCCGATAAAAATGTGGTGACGATTAGCATTGACCCAGGCCCGCACACGACGATTTCATCCGTTGCCCTAAATTTTACGGGTCCGATTCAAACCGAAGCTCCAGGGCGTGAGCAAGCGGCGCGGCGCAGTTGGACTTTACGGCGCGGCGAGCCCTTTAGCCAAGCCGCTTGGGAAAGCGCTAAAGAGGCTTCACTCAAGGCGTTGCAAGCAAAACGCTATGCCGCGGCTAAAATGACTCGCGCGCAAGCGCGGATTGATCCCCATACGCAGCAGGCGCGACTTGAGGCCACTTTCGAGAGCGGCCCGACTTTTACGATCGGGCCGATCGAAATTAGCGGACTAAAACGCTATCCTGAAAAAATCATTCATCATGTAAATCCATTACAACCGGGTGAACGTTATAGCGTAGAACGGCTGCTTGAATTGCAAAGGCAGGTGCAAAACACCACATACTTCGCCAGTGTTACGGTCGATGTGGCAAATGATGCAACGCAGCCCAACCAAGTTCCGGTCAAGGTCAAAGTCAGCGAATATCCCTTTCATGCGATTCGTTCGGGGATTGGCTATTCATCGGATACAGGCGCTCGGGTGCAAGGTCACTATGTCTATAATAATGTGTTTGGCCGTAGTTGGATCTTGAGTGCGCAAGGGCAGTTCGAACAACGCCAGCAAAACACTTCATTGCGCTTATCCATGCCTCCCGATAATAAAGCCTATACCAATAGTCTTTTAGGGTCCCATACCCGTACCAATATCGAAGATACGGATATCCGTAGCCTGCGGCTCGGTGCGCAACGCGCGCGCGCGTTGCAAAATTTTGACTACGCGTGGACTTTACTCTATTACGAAGATCAGCTTATGCAAAATGCGCAAGCGCCAGATGTGAGTCGAGCGCTGGTGCCGGGTTGGTCGTGGACGCGGCGTAATGTCGATGATCCAATGTTCGCGCGTCAAGGTAATATTATTTCGCTTGCAGCGGGGTTTGCCGTCAAAGACATTATGACTGAGCAGACCTTTGGCCGATTCTATATGCATGGGCGTCAGTACTTCCCACTTGGAAAAAATGATCTGATTTTGTTGCGCGCGGAATTGGGCAGCGTTTTAACGGCGGGCGGCTCAGATGGCATTCCAGCTTCGTTATTATTTCGCGCGGGGGGAGTGAATTCGGTGCGCGGCTATAGCTATCAAAGTATTGGCTACGAAGTAGAGGGCTCGGTTCTACCCGCTAAATATTTGGCGACGGGCAGCAGCGAATATCAGCATTGGTTTAATCGGGATTGGGGGGGCGCCCTATTTTATGACCTGGGTACCGCAACCGACCGCTGGCAAGAGAAAGTCCTTTATCAAGGGGTCGGTATCGGGGTGCGCTGGCGTAGTCGGGTGGGTCCAATCAACTTAGATGTGGGGTATGGATTGCGAGAGCGTAGAATCCGCCCCTATTTAACCCTTGGAATCGCATTTTGA
- a CDS encoding DUF3460 family protein: MTRHYQSDITQFINQLKQQKPMLEEAQRRGRLLLWDKPQINLDERARQQTSRIKQTPYVYY, translated from the coding sequence ATGACGCGTCACTACCAATCTGATATTACTCAATTTATCAACCAACTCAAACAGCAAAAGCCTATGCTCGAAGAAGCGCAGCGCCGCGGGCGCTTGTTGTTGTGGGATAAACCGCAGATTAATCTGGATGAACGAGCGCGGCAACAAACTTCGCGCATCAAACAAACGCCCTACGTCTATTATTAG
- a CDS encoding cobalamin-binding protein: protein MKYVLAYLLFGFLTLASCRVYATIQVKDDSGAVVTLSTPAKRVISLAPHITELIYAAGGGAALRGAVMYSDYPEAAKQLPRVGDYQALDLERIIALKPDLVIAWRYGNVERQLEALRQLNIPIFYSAPHQLDDIALTLENFGALLGARATAAQAATLLRAEIKALRQRYAQSTPIRVFYQISERPLITLNGKQVVSEVIALCGGRNVFAHLAPVAPVISAEAVLAADPQAIIVTLPSGSTTEQPLSSLERWRRWPQLAATQHNALFSIHADLIDRPTPRIAQGAAQLCEALATARNRLELR, encoded by the coding sequence ATGAAATACGTCTTAGCCTATCTGCTATTTGGATTCCTGACGCTAGCATCCTGCCGGGTCTATGCAACCATCCAAGTCAAAGACGATAGTGGCGCAGTGGTAACGCTCTCCACACCGGCAAAACGCGTGATTAGCCTAGCGCCCCATATCACCGAATTGATTTACGCTGCAGGGGGCGGAGCCGCATTGCGCGGGGCTGTCATGTATAGCGATTATCCAGAAGCAGCAAAACAGTTGCCACGCGTAGGCGATTACCAAGCGCTTGATTTGGAGCGCATCATCGCTTTAAAACCTGATTTGGTCATAGCTTGGCGGTATGGCAATGTAGAGCGCCAATTGGAAGCCTTGCGCCAATTGAATATCCCGATTTTTTATAGCGCACCGCACCAACTCGACGATATTGCGCTGACGCTTGAAAACTTCGGTGCTTTACTTGGCGCCCGCGCTACCGCCGCGCAAGCGGCAACTTTATTGCGCGCAGAGATTAAAGCGCTGCGGCAGCGCTATGCGCAGAGCACGCCAATCCGGGTGTTTTATCAAATATCTGAGCGCCCTCTGATTACGCTGAATGGCAAACAGGTTGTTAGCGAGGTAATTGCATTATGCGGTGGACGCAATGTGTTTGCGCATTTAGCGCCAGTGGCCCCGGTTATTTCTGCGGAAGCCGTATTGGCAGCTGACCCGCAGGCAATCATCGTTACGCTCCCTAGCGGTAGCACAACCGAGCAGCCGTTATCGAGCCTTGAACGCTGGCGTAGATGGCCGCAACTGGCCGCCACCCAACATAATGCTCTTTTTTCGATTCATGCAGATTTAATCGACCGCCCTACCCCACGCATTGCACAGGGCGCAGCGCAGCTCTGTGAAGCGCTGGCTACAGCGCGCAATCGGTTAGAGCTTAGATAA